The DNA region CTACAGCGACGAGATCCTGCACGTCGCGAAGATGTCGCCGTACCTGCTCACCGCGAACCTCACCGACGACCAGATCACCCTCCTCCACACGGCGATGCGCACCACGCTCCACGACGCGGTCGCACGCTCCAGCGGCCTCGCGGCCGGCAAGCTCAAGGCCGAGAAGAAGAGCGGGATGCGGGTCCACGGACGCACCGGCGAGGCGTGCCCCGTCTGCGGGGGCACCATCCGCGAGGTGTCGTTCAGCGACTCCTCGCTCCAGTACTGTCCGACCTGCCAGACCGGCGGCAAGCCACTGGCCGACCGCCGCCTCTCCCGGCTCCTCAAATGACCCGCCGGGGTGCGCGGGCCGGCCGGTACGCGAAGAAGCGGTGAATCACCCGGCCCCGTACCCCGGCGCGCGCTCTACACTCCGGCCCATGCTGCGCGTACTCGCCGTCGACGACGAAGAACCCGCCCTGGAGGAACTCCTCTACCTCCTGCGCGCCGATCCCCGGATCCGCAGCGCCGAGGGGGCCACCGGGGCCACCGAGGCGCTGCGCCGCATCGGCAGCGCCGTCGAGGCCGGGCCGGACGACCCGGCAGCCATCGACGTGGTGTTCCTGGACATCCACATGGCGGGCCTCACCGGTCTCGATGTCGCTCAACTGCTGGCCGGGTTCGCCGCGCCTCCCCTCATCGTCTTCGTCACCGCGCACGAGGGCTTCGCCGTCCAGGCCTTCGACCTGAAGGCCGTCGACTACGTCCTCAAACCCGTACGCCGCGAGCGGCTGGCCGAAGCGGTGCGCCGCGTCGCCGAACAGGTCGGCGACCGCTCCGCACCCGTGCTCGACACCGCGGGCGACCAGATCCCGGTGGAGCTCGGCGGAGTCATCCGGTTCATTCCGATCGACGACATCGCCTACGCCGAGGCCCAGGGCGACTACGCCCGGCTGCACACCGCCGCCGGCAGCCACCTCGTCCGCGTTCCCCTCACTACCCTGGAGGAGCGCTGGCGCACTCGCGGCTTCGTGCGCATCCACCGGCGCCACCTCGTCGCGCTGGGCCGGATCGACGAACTCCGCCTCGACGCGGGCAGCATGAGCGTCCGCATCGGCTCCGCCGAGCTCGCGGTGAGCCGCCGCCACACCCGTGCGCTGCGTGATCTGCTGATGCGCCAGACCGGCCGCTGACCAGGGCCTCCCGGGATCCGGCCCTTCCCACGGCGGTCCGGTGCTGCGTACACTCCGGGCCCATGTCCGCAGAGCCAACGCCCCGGCGCGAAGTGGTGACCGGGGAGCCCCGGCGGGTGCGCCCGCTGCCGCGCTACCGCACCCAGTCGGAGATCGACGAGCAGACCGCACTCGGCGGCGCGTACGTCCGTTCGCTGATGCGCAGCCAACTGCGCGCCGGACTGACCGCGTTCACCCTCCTCGCCGTGATCGTCGGAACACTGCCGCTGGTCTTCGAGGCCCTGCACAGCGCCGCGCTCGTCTGGGCAGTCCTCGGATTCGCCGCCTACCCGCCGCTCACCCTCATTGCCTGGTGGTACGTGCGACGGGCCGAGCGCAACGAACGCGACTTCGCCCGGCTCGTGGAAGGCCGCCCCGCGCAGTGAGCCGTACGTACGCGGTGGCGGCGGTCGCCGTTGTCGTTCTCGCGACCGTCCTCGTCGGCGGTTTCGGACTGCGCATCTCCCGCACCACCTCCGACTTCTACGTCGCCTCGCGCACCGTACGGCCCCGGCTCAACGCCGCGGCCATCAGCGGCGAATACCTCTCCGCCGCCTCCTTCCTCGGCATCGCCGGCCTGGTGCTCGTGCACGGCCCCGACATGCTCTGGTACCCGGTCGGCTACACCGCGGGCTATCTGGTGCTGCTGGTCTTCGTCGCCGCACCGCTGCGCCGCTCGGGCGCGTACACGCTGCCCGACTTCGCCGAGGGGCGGCTGGAGTCACGGCAGGTGCGCAGGCTGGTCAGCGTCTTCGTGGTCGCGGCGGGCTGGCTCTATCTCGTACCGCAGCTCCAGGGCGCGGGGCTGACGCTCAAGATCCTCACCGGGGCGCCCGGCTGGCTCGGCGACGTGCTCGTGGCGGCCGTCGTCGTCATTGCCGTCGCCGCGGGTGGCATGCGGTCCATCACCTTCGTGCAGGTGTTCCAGTACTGGCTGAAACTGACCGCACTCCTGGTCCCCGCGATCTTCCTGGTGCTCGCCTGGCAGGGCGACGGACGGCCCCGCGTCACCTTCGACGAGCAGCTCTCCGTCTTCCGCGCCGACCATCCGCTGTACGCCACCTACGGGCTGATCGTCGCGACCTTCCTCGGCACCATGGGCCTGCCGCACGTCGTCGTCCGCTTCTACACCAGCCCCAACGGCCGCGACGCCCGCCGCACGACGGTCGCCGTCCTCGCCCTCATCGGCGTGTTCTACCTGCTGCCCCCGGTCTACGGCGCACTGGGCAGGCTGTACGCCCCCGAGCTGATCCACGGCGGGGACGCGGACGCCGCCGTGCTGCTGCTGCCCGGCCGGATCGTCGGCGGGCTCGGCGGGGACCTGCTCGGCGCGCTCATCGCGGGCGGCGCCTTCGCCGCGTTCCTGTCCACCGCCTCCGGGCTCACCATGGCCGTCGCTGGAGTCATCACCCAGGACGTGCTGCCATCGCGCGGGGTGCGGCACTTCCGGCTGGCCACCGTCCTCGCCATGTGCGTACCGCTGGCCGGTTCGCTGATCGTCAGCCGGGTGCCGGTGGCCGACTCCGTGGGCATGGCGTTCGCCGTCTCCGCGTCCTCCTTCTGCCCGCTGCTGGTCCTCGGCATCTGGTGGCGGCGGCTCACCCCGCCCGGCGCCATCGCCGGACTGCTGCTCGGCGGCGGCTCCGCGTTCCTGTCCGTCGCCATCACCGTCAGCGGCGCGGTACGCCCACCGGGCTGGCCGCACGCCCTGCTCGCCTGGCCCGCCGTCTGGTCGGTGCCCGTCGGCTTCCTCGCGATGGTCCTGGTCTCCCTCGCCACGCCCGGCCGGATACCCCCCGGCACCAACGCCGCCATGACCCGCTTCCACCTCCCCGAAGCGCTGTGAGGGTGCGGCAGCGGGCCTCGCGGCGTCGCGGGGCTGGGGTGCGCACCTCGCGGCGTTGTCGTCAATCACCAACGCTCTGCGTTGCCTCAATCCTCCGCCCTGCGATGCACGCACCCCAGCCCCGCTCCTTCACCCGCGCTGCCCAATGCCGGGCCCTCTCGACCTCGGGGAGACACCGATGACCGGAGCCGGATACGCCGTACTCGTCCTGCTCGCGCTCCTGCTGCTCGGCGCGGGATTCCTGCTCGGCCGGCGCACCGCCCGGCCCGTCCGCACCAGCGACGTCGGGACCCCCGTCGAGCACGCCACCTTCGAGACCCTGCACACCGCCTCGCTCGCCGCGCCCTCGCTGCGCGCCGGGCTCACCGAGGAGAGCGCCCGCAGATCCGCCCGCAGGCTGCGCTCCCTGCTCGGCACCGACGCGCTCTGCCTCACCGACCGCGACCGGGTGCTCGTCTGGGACGGCGAGGGCGAACACCACGGCGGCCACGTCATGGACCAGGTGCGGGACCTCCTCGCCAGCGGCCGGGACACCGCCTTCCGCAGCGACTGCGACGATCTCGACTGCCCGCTGCGCTGGGCCGTCGCCGTGCCCCTCACCGTGGACAACCGGGTACTGGGCACCCTGATCGCCTACGCACCGCGCGAGTCCGCGGTGCTGGCGAGAGCCGCCGGGGAGGTGGCCCGCTGGGTCTGCGTACAGCTGGAACTCGCCGAACTCGACCGCTCCCGCACCCAGCTCATCGAGGCCGAGATCAGAGCGCTGCGGGCCCAGATCTCCCCGCACTTCATCTTCAACTCACTCGCCGCCATCGCCTCGTTCGTCCGCACCGACCCGGAGCGGGCCCGCGAACTCCTGCTGGAGTTCGCCGACTTCACCCGCTACTCGTTCCGCAGCCACGGCGACTTCACCACCCTCGCCGACGAACTCCACTCCATCGACCAGTACCTGGCACTGGTACGGGCCCGCTTCGGCGAACGGCTCGCGGTCACCCTCCAGATCGCTCCCGAAGTACTGCCCGTCGCCCTGCCGTTCCTCTGTCTCCAGCCACTGGTCGAGAACGCCGTCAAGCACGGCCTCGAAGGTGCCGTGCCCGTTCCCCGGGACCCCGGCTCCGTCCGGGCGGGGGAGACCCCGACCCGCATCACCATCAGCGCCTTCGACGCCGGCTCCGAGGCCGAGGTCGTCATCGAGGACAACGGCACCGGAATGGACCCGGAACGCCTGCGTCACATCCTGCGCGGCGAGGGCGGCCACTCCACCGGAATCGGACTGCTCAACGTCGACGAACGGCTGCGTCAGGTGTACGGGGACGACTACGGACTCGTCATCGAGACGGGCATCGGCGCCGGGATGAAGATCACGGTACGGCTGCCGAAGTACCGTGCCGGGGTGCACGGTTCCTGACCGGCGGGCCGGTTACCGCTCAGTGGAGATGGATCGCCAGATGTCCCAGCGGAAGGCCCAGCTGCCACGCCGGCGTCCACACCTGGGCCGCCTCCTCCGCGTCCGGCTCGTCGCCCACCGCTTCCCAGGGCGGCGCACCGATCGCATCGAGGTCGGCCGCGAGCAGTTCGGTCTCCTCCAGCCAGCGCCAGGCCGCGCGGGCCAGCGCCAGATCGGGATCCGGGCCCGCCGTCCCGGACGCGGGGGCAGCGGCGAGCGCGTCCAGCCGCTCACGGACCCAGCCGCACCACTCCGCCCCGTACGCCGTCAGCAGGCGCA from Streptomyces sp. NBC_01591 includes:
- a CDS encoding LytR/AlgR family response regulator transcription factor, with the protein product MLRVLAVDDEEPALEELLYLLRADPRIRSAEGATGATEALRRIGSAVEAGPDDPAAIDVVFLDIHMAGLTGLDVAQLLAGFAAPPLIVFVTAHEGFAVQAFDLKAVDYVLKPVRRERLAEAVRRVAEQVGDRSAPVLDTAGDQIPVELGGVIRFIPIDDIAYAEAQGDYARLHTAAGSHLVRVPLTTLEERWRTRGFVRIHRRHLVALGRIDELRLDAGSMSVRIGSAELAVSRRHTRALRDLLMRQTGR
- a CDS encoding sodium/solute symporter, whose amino-acid sequence is MSRTYAVAAVAVVVLATVLVGGFGLRISRTTSDFYVASRTVRPRLNAAAISGEYLSAASFLGIAGLVLVHGPDMLWYPVGYTAGYLVLLVFVAAPLRRSGAYTLPDFAEGRLESRQVRRLVSVFVVAAGWLYLVPQLQGAGLTLKILTGAPGWLGDVLVAAVVVIAVAAGGMRSITFVQVFQYWLKLTALLVPAIFLVLAWQGDGRPRVTFDEQLSVFRADHPLYATYGLIVATFLGTMGLPHVVVRFYTSPNGRDARRTTVAVLALIGVFYLLPPVYGALGRLYAPELIHGGDADAAVLLLPGRIVGGLGGDLLGALIAGGAFAAFLSTASGLTMAVAGVITQDVLPSRGVRHFRLATVLAMCVPLAGSLIVSRVPVADSVGMAFAVSASSFCPLLVLGIWWRRLTPPGAIAGLLLGGGSAFLSVAITVSGAVRPPGWPHALLAWPAVWSVPVGFLAMVLVSLATPGRIPPGTNAAMTRFHLPEAL
- a CDS encoding sensor histidine kinase; this encodes MTGAGYAVLVLLALLLLGAGFLLGRRTARPVRTSDVGTPVEHATFETLHTASLAAPSLRAGLTEESARRSARRLRSLLGTDALCLTDRDRVLVWDGEGEHHGGHVMDQVRDLLASGRDTAFRSDCDDLDCPLRWAVAVPLTVDNRVLGTLIAYAPRESAVLARAAGEVARWVCVQLELAELDRSRTQLIEAEIRALRAQISPHFIFNSLAAIASFVRTDPERARELLLEFADFTRYSFRSHGDFTTLADELHSIDQYLALVRARFGERLAVTLQIAPEVLPVALPFLCLQPLVENAVKHGLEGAVPVPRDPGSVRAGETPTRITISAFDAGSEAEVVIEDNGTGMDPERLRHILRGEGGHSTGIGLLNVDERLRQVYGDDYGLVIETGIGAGMKITVRLPKYRAGVHGS